The genome window TTACGGGCAGATGTTCCAGCGCCTGTTTTCACAGCAGCCCATCGCGGCCGAATTCATCGTGTACAACGTGATGGAGGGGCATTACCCCAGCGATGACGAGCAGTTCGACGCTTACCTGGTGACTGGCAGCAAGGCTGACTCCTTCGGCACCGACCCTTGGATTCAAACCCTCAAGACCTACCTGCTGGAGCGCTACCAGCGGGGCGATAAATTGCTCGGTGTGTGCTTTGGCCATCAGCTCTTGGCGTTGTTGCTGGGCGGCAAGACCGAACGCGCCACCCAAGGCTGGGGTGTCGGCACCCATCGCTACAAACTTGCCGCCAAGGCGCCGTGGATGAGCCCGGTGATGGAAGAGCTGACCTTGCTGATCAGCCACCAGGACCAGGTCACCCAACTGCCCGAAAGCGCGACCGTCATCGCCTCCAGCGATTTCTGCCCGTTCGCCGCCTATCACATCAACGACCAGGTGCTGTGCTTCCAGGGCCACCCGGAGTTCATCCACGATTATTCCCGGGCCTTGCTGGAGATTCGTCAGCAACACCTCGGCGAACAGATCTACAGCCAGGGCATGGCGAGCCTGGCCCACGAGCACCACGGCACCACGGTGGCGGAGTGGATGATGCGTTTCGTTGCACACAAGCCGCAGGCCGAAACCACCCAAGGCTAAAGATCACCACTCTCCAATGTGGGAGCGAGCTTGCTCGCGATAGCGGTGGATCAGCTGGCGTTGATGTCGGAGGTGCCGCTGTCATCGCGAGCAAGCTCGCTCCCACAGAGGATGAGCGGTGGGGAGCGGGCCTACAACCATCCCGACCGCTTGAAACTCGCCCACAAAGCCGTACATCCCACCCCGATGAATCCGAGCACCAGAAAGTAGCCGTAGTGCCAGGTCAACTCCGGCATGTTCTCGAAGTTCATCCCATAGATCCCGGCCACCGCGGTGGGGAATGCCAGAATCGCCGCCCACGCTGCAAATTTGCGCTGCACCACGCTCTGGCGCGAGGCTTCCAGCAGCACCCCGATTTCAATGGTCTGGCTGGCGATGTCCGCCAGGGTGGCCAAGTCTTCCATTTGCCGCGTGACGTGGATCTGTACGTCGCGGAAGTACGGCCCCATGTTCTTGTCGATAAAGGGGAAGTCCAGCCGCTGCAGTTCCTCGCTGATCTCCACCATGGGCGCCGCGTAACGACGCAGGCGCAATACATCGCGGCGCAGGCTGTGCAGGTTCTGGATGTCTCGCTCATTCAGGGCGCTGCACAGCACGTTGCGCTCCAGCTCATCGATCTCGGCGTGAATGGCTTCACCCACAGGCTGGTAGTTTTCGATCACGAAATCGAGGATGGCGTAGAGCACGAAATCTTCGCCGTGCTCCAGCAGGATAGGTCGAGCCTCACAACGCTGTCGGACATGGGCGTAGGAGGCTGAATGACCGTTGCGAGCGGTGATGATGTAGCCCTTGCCGGCAAAGATATGGGTTTCGATGAACTGCAGCTTGCCGTCCTTGCGTATTGGCGAATACGTGACGATAAACAGCGCATCGCCAAAGGTTTCCAACTTGGGCCGGCTGTGTTTCTCCATGGCGTCTTCGATGGCCAATTCGTGCAGGTTGAATTGACGTTGCAGGTTGGTCAGCTCCAGGGCACTGGGCTCTTCAAGACCGATCCACACAAAATGACCAGGTTTGGCAGCCCAGGCGCTGCCTTCGTCGAGGGTGATGTTGGTGATTTTCTTACCGGCGCTGTAAACCGCAGCAGCAACGACTCTACCCATAATGGTGGTTCACTTCTTATTGGAAAATGGCAGTGGCAGGCAACGTCCAGCTTAGCGCGCCCTGTAGCCTGAGAGTCAGTAAAATCTGCGGAGTTCGGTGGTCAAAGAAAACCCGCCGAGGGGCGGGTTTTCCATTACGCGGCTTGTAACTGCCGGTCCATTGTCGCAATGCACTCACGCATTTGTTCACGGCATTGGGCGATGAGCCGGGGCATGTCATCCATGCTCAATCCGGCCGTAGGAATCGCCGGCAATGAGCGTATGAGGATGTCACCACTGCGCCAGCGATCGAGGCGCATGTGCTTGATGTAGCTGCTGACGCACACCGGAATAATCGGGACTCCGGCGGCGATTGCCATTTGGAATGCGCCTTTCTTGAACGGCAGCAGGTCCTCGCCCAGATTACGCGTGCCTTCCGGAAAAACCCAGATCGAAGTGTCCTCGTGCTGCAACGTATGGGTGGTGGTCAGCATTGACTGTCGCGCCTTGATCGCGTTGCCACGGTCGATCAACACATTGCCTGCCAGCCAGAACAATTGCCCGAACAGCGGCACCCATTTCAGGCTCTTCTTGCCGATGCACACGGTGCGGCGCGGCACCACGTTGCCGAACATGAACAAGTCATAATTGGACTGATGGTTGGCGATGATGACGCAGCCGTTGGGTTTATCCACTAGCGTGTCGACCTGCGTCCGGACCCGCAGGCGCAAGATGCACATGGCCGGCAATGCGTACAGCCTTGCGCATAAACGGCTGTTGTCCGGATTGAACGGTCTGCACAGGCCCAGAATCACCCCGAGCACACCCGCCAGGACAAAGTGCAGGCCCATCAACAACATACGCAATACAAACAGCATCTACAGGCCCCATCGGGACAAAAGGTGGCGCAGTGTACGGATGTGCACTGTTTTCGGCAATTGCCCCTATAGAGGTCGGAAATAGACGATGTTTAAGCGCATGTTTCCACATGGCGTGACAGAAGCGGCCTAGAGCGGTTGCGGATTTTTAAACGATGCGCGTAGGAAAAAGCCCTGCTCTAGAGGAGGGGGACATTTGTGGGCCCGTAGGAGCGAGCGGAGCGAGGCTGCGATCTTTCTCTTAGCAATTGAGTCCGGAGCAAGATCAAACGATCGCAGCCTCGCTCCGCTCGACAGCTCCTACAAGCGTCAGCCCATATGCTCCTGATCCAGCAAAATCGCAGTGTCCAGCGTCTCCAGCAGGGCCTTGCGAACTTTCAGCTTGGTGTTCTTGTGGGCGGACATGTTGATTTTCTTCAACTGGCGCGCTGCTTCCAGGGCCGCACCTTGCAGTTCCTCGGCCGACACCACCTTGTCGAGGAAGCCCGCATCCACAGCGCTCTGGGGATTGAACATCTCGGCATTGATCACCGAACGGTGAAACGCCGACTTGCGCAGGCGATCACGAGCCAGCTCGATACCGGCGTGGTGCATGGTCATGCCGATCTGCACCTCGTTCAGGCCGATGCTGAACGGCCCTTCCACACCAATGCGGTAATCCGCCGACAACAGCAGGAACGCACCCTTGGCCACCGCATGCCCCGGGCAAGCGACAACGACAGGGAAGGGGTGCGACAACAGGCGACGGGCCAGCGTCGAGCCGGCCGTAACCAGGCTTACCGCTTCCTTGGGGCCGGCGGTCATCACCTTCAGATCGTAGCCACCCGACAGAATCCCCGGCTGCCCGGTAATGATCACCACCGCCCGATCCGCCGTCGCCTGGTCCAGCGCAGCGTTGAACGCGGCAATCACGTCCGGCGAGATGGCATTGACCTTGCCGTTGTTCAAGGTCAGGGTCGCGATACCGTCTTCGAGATGGTAGGCAATCAAGTCGCTCATGACGCTATTCCTTGTAAGAGAAGTGTCGCAGACGTTACCCACCGCCGCAGGCCAGGTAAAGCACCGTGACTGACTCACCGGTCAGCCCCAAGCCCCCCAAACAGCCTGGCTCGCCCATCCAGCCAAGCCTTCATCTATAGAGCCTTGCCTATACAGCCCCGAAGATTGGCCGGTTTGCCCTGCCCAGACGGGTTTGAAATGCCCAACCAAGCTTAACCGCATGAAAATTCTGAAAAAAACCTTTGCCATCGGAAAAGCTTTCGACTACATTAGCGCGCCTCGACAGACTGAACAGTTTGCCGAGATACGGTGAAGTGTCCGAGTGGCTTAAGGAGCACGCCTGGAAAGTGTGTATACAGGAAACTGTATCGAGAGTTCGAATCTCTCCTTCACCGCCAAATTTGAAACGACTAAACCCCTGAAAACGTTAAAGTTTTCAGGGGTTTTGTGTTTTCAGGGGTGCAAAAAAGGGTCATATGGGAACATTCATGGGAATGCGGGCTGTGGTTGCAGGTTCGCTGTTCTATTACCATGACGCCGTCCCAATACTGATGAACAAGGAAAGGATCCCCGCTATGCCAATACCGAGTGAATGGGAAATTGAACAAGGCCGGAAGGCTGTTCAAGAGCGCATCAAAGATGTGGGTAGTGCACCAGATGACGCACACCTGACTACGATTTTTTTTCGCCTTTGTGGGTATATCGAGGCTTTAGAGGATCAAGAGCTTCTGAGCGAACAGGAATGCAAGGTCTTATCCGATGAGGCAACGGAGGTTTTTTATCGTAGAAGCGCTGAAATTAGACCATCGAAAAAGCAATTGCCTACTGTCGAATGACTGATACCGGCGTAAAAGTGCCTTTACGCCCTTACCAGATCTGGAACGTCTTATCTCAGGGGAGCAGTTTCTACAGAATTCGAATCTCTTATTCATCGCCAAATTCGAAACGTCTAAATCCCTGAAAATGTTAAATTTTTCAGGGGTTTTGCGTTTTCAGAGGGTCAAAAAAAGCCCATCTTGGAACATCCATGGGAACACTTGCTCGCACTCGCCCGAGAAATGCGTGGCTCTGAAGGCCTCTTTATTAACCCCATTCGAACCTGTGGCCCGGGTTTTAAGCGAAAATCCGGGTGGTAGGGGGGAAGTGATTCGGCAACAAGAAATTGGAACGTCGCTGACCGCTATGCCCAACAAAACGGGTGCAAAAGTTTACTATGCGAAGCGGAGGGGAGAGTTATCGCGCGGATAGCACGAAGTCTGATAGCGGAGTTCAATCAGACAACGGAACCGTGAGTTGATACCAATTATGGCTAGGGGTAGGAAGACTTAAATCTATCTTCATTCGCAAGTTTTCTGTGTCTATTGATTGCTTTTCAAGAAGTTGCCTAAGCTGTATTGTCTCTTTGGCATGTTGTTCGGATAATTGTTGCTGTATGACTAATTGTTCTCGGAGCAAATTCTCGGTTACTTTCTGAGATGTTGAGTTTCCTTCATCGATGCTTTGCGATACGGAAATTTGCCACCATGTTGCAGCGAGCGAAATTATTGCTGATATGATTATCGTCCATTTCGTCCAGTTTAGACTTTTTTTAGCTTGGTCAAACGATTCTTTTGCGTTTATCTGGTCGGTTTCGGCCTTTTGAATCCACCCTGGAAGAATATCAACTACGATTGTCTGGTGCAGCCCACTAACGATATCGAGTAAAGCATTTATGTGCATATTTGTGTTACGTGTATTCTGCGCGCTTTCTAACGTAGCCCTTCCAAGTACCG of Pseudomonas fluorescens contains these proteins:
- a CDS encoding 1-acylglycerol-3-phosphate O-acyltransferase, giving the protein MLFVLRMLLMGLHFVLAGVLGVILGLCRPFNPDNSRLCARLYALPAMCILRLRVRTQVDTLVDKPNGCVIIANHQSNYDLFMFGNVVPRRTVCIGKKSLKWVPLFGQLFWLAGNVLIDRGNAIKARQSMLTTTHTLQHEDTSIWVFPEGTRNLGEDLLPFKKGAFQMAIAAGVPIIPVCVSSYIKHMRLDRWRSGDILIRSLPAIPTAGLSMDDMPRLIAQCREQMRECIATMDRQLQAA
- a CDS encoding amidotransferase, which produces MSLRICILETDILRPELVDQYQGYGQMFQRLFSQQPIAAEFIVYNVMEGHYPSDDEQFDAYLVTGSKADSFGTDPWIQTLKTYLLERYQRGDKLLGVCFGHQLLALLLGGKTERATQGWGVGTHRYKLAAKAPWMSPVMEELTLLISHQDQVTQLPESATVIASSDFCPFAAYHINDQVLCFQGHPEFIHDYSRALLEIRQQHLGEQIYSQGMASLAHEHHGTTVAEWMMRFVAHKPQAETTQG
- a CDS encoding crotonase/enoyl-CoA hydratase family protein, translated to MSDLIAYHLEDGIATLTLNNGKVNAISPDVIAAFNAALDQATADRAVVIITGQPGILSGGYDLKVMTAGPKEAVSLVTAGSTLARRLLSHPFPVVVACPGHAVAKGAFLLLSADYRIGVEGPFSIGLNEVQIGMTMHHAGIELARDRLRKSAFHRSVINAEMFNPQSAVDAGFLDKVVSAEELQGAALEAARQLKKINMSAHKNTKLKVRKALLETLDTAILLDQEHMG
- a CDS encoding magnesium and cobalt transport protein CorA, whose amino-acid sequence is MGRVVAAAVYSAGKKITNITLDEGSAWAAKPGHFVWIGLEEPSALELTNLQRQFNLHELAIEDAMEKHSRPKLETFGDALFIVTYSPIRKDGKLQFIETHIFAGKGYIITARNGHSASYAHVRQRCEARPILLEHGEDFVLYAILDFVIENYQPVGEAIHAEIDELERNVLCSALNERDIQNLHSLRRDVLRLRRYAAPMVEISEELQRLDFPFIDKNMGPYFRDVQIHVTRQMEDLATLADIASQTIEIGVLLEASRQSVVQRKFAAWAAILAFPTAVAGIYGMNFENMPELTWHYGYFLVLGFIGVGCTALWASFKRSGWL